In the genome of Thermococcus sp., the window CCCAACAGCTCCCCATTCATGGAACGCCCGGTAAGTGGTGTAATTGAGGTAGATAGTCATCCCCGTGAAGTTGAACCCGACAGGTAGGACCACCTGCATCCAAGAGTCGAAAACGCCGGAGTACATCCCAAACCTGCCAAAAGAGGTATTGGCGATTACCCGGTAGCTCAGACGGTAGCGTTGCAGGGGTCGCAGACTAAGAGGAGGGAAATGGATTGCTCCAAGGAACAGTAAAACAACCCCTACAAAAGCCAATCCTTTTTCATGGTTCCCCCGTTAAGATTACCCCTTTAATGCTTAAAAACATTTCTCGTATTGAATGGCAGTACGCGTTGTCTGAATACTAGCGGTCAGCACCTCATGTTAATCCGTGGGTTACACCCAGGGGAATACAGAAATGTTTTGAAAAAACGTAAAAAAGGAGAATCACTTCTGCTTCTTCTTCCAGTTGCTCCATCTGTAGAGCGCCGCGAGGGACTTGACCGCCCTTTCCGGCTCCGGGTAGGCTGGAATACCCTCCTCATTGAGCATGTCGATGGCTTCCTTGGCCTCTATGCCGCCGACGATGGCAACGACGAGGGGCTTCTTCCTGCCGCTCTCGTTGTATTCGCGGATGACGATCTTGGCCAGGTCGCGCGGGTCGAGCACTGCCGTCTGGCAGTAGAGGACGGCTATGGCGTGCATGTTCGGGTTCGCAAGGGCGTCCCTGATGGCTCCATCATAGCCCTCGGCACCTGCCATACCCGTCAGATCAACCGGGTTCTTGTAGCTCCCGAAGGGCGGCATGTGGTTGGCGAAGACCTTGAGGTCCTCGAGGTTGTCGTAGAGGTGCAGGCCCTCCTCCTCGGCGGCATCGGTGGCCATTACTCCGATTCCACCGCCGTTGGTGAGGATGACTACATTCTCCCCCTCAGGCTCCGGGAGGTTGCTCAGGGTCCTGGCCAAGTCAAAGGCCTCTCCAATAGTGAGGGCCCTGAGAACGCCGCTCTGCTTGAATGCCGCCTCGTATATCTTGTCGCTTCCAGCGAGTGAGCCGGTGTGGCTTGCGGCGGCCTTGGCACCGCGTTCACTCCTTCCGGCCTTGATGATGATGATCGGCTTCTCCATACTGACCTTTCTCGCAGCCTCCATGAACTTCCTGCCGTCGGTAACACCCTCCATATAGATGAGAATGGCTTTGGTGTTCCCATCGGTCTCGAAGTACTCAAGGAGATCTGCGTCATCGATATCGCTCTTGTTTCCTATGCTGACGACCGCTGAGAGACCGACCTTCTCAAGGATGGTCCATCCCATGAGGGCTATGCCCAGGGCTCCGCTCTGACTGATGAGGGCGAGGTTGCCCGGCATGACGTCCGTTGGCCCGAAGGTAGCGTTGAGCTTGTCCGGGGTGTAGACGACGCCGAAAATGTTCGGGCCGAGGATCCTCATGCCGTATCTGCGGGCGGTCTCAACGAGTTCCTCCTCGACCTTCTTGCCCTCCGGGCCGAGCTCGCCGAATCCTGAGCTGATGATCGGGAGCACCTTAACACCCTTCTTGCCGCACTCCTCAACGACCCCCGGCACGAACTTGGCCGGTACGATGACAACGGCCATATCAACATCGTCGGGAACGTCGAGGATGCTCCTGTAGGACTTGAACTTCTTTCCGCCGACCTCAATCTCAACGCCCTTAACGTTGATCGGATAGATCTTCCCCTCGTATCCGTACTCCACCAGATTCCTCATAACTGCGTAGCCTATCTTGCCCGGTTTCTCCGAAGCGCCGATGACGGCGATGCTCTTCGGCCTGAAAAGTGCCTCGATATTTGGGTCAACCATCTTTATCACCTCTGATGACATTTACGGTTTTACATCTGTAAAACGAGTTAAAACGTTTCTCCTCTCTTTTTGCCGATACCGGCATCGGCAACCGCAAAAGTGAAAGGAAGCGGAGGGAGGCTCCAATCAAAATGCCTCTGTCCCGGTGGAAATTCACAACAATGCAGGTAAAATCGAAAAATCTTTAAGAGAGTCAATGAAAACCGAAAGGGGTGTTCATGTAAATGAGAAAGAAGCTAAGCCCCGCGGAGGAAAGAATACTGCGGTGGATGACGATTGCATTTGACGCAGTGGTGATAGTGCTCGGGATACTGACGATGATCTACGTTGCCTACCTGCTGTACGATATGTTCTTGGTATTCATTCAGGGACCGGATATTGAAAACGTCCTTCACGACTTCCTTCTGGCGGTTATACTCCTCGAGATATTTGAGCTGCTTGTACTCTACCTCCGGGAACACCATGTCAGCATGCGCAGGGTTGCCGAACTCGGTGTTGTGGCCATAGTAAGAAAGCTTGTCATAACGGCAAACTACAATCAGGTGGGGTGGGAAACCCTGATGGCACTGGCGGCCCTTATACTTGCCCTGGGATGGGTGTATATCCAGGAGAGAAAGCGTACAACTCAGCACGAGGAGTTCCTACTTGAACACGGCTGTGGATCCGGATCCCTCGACGAGGGGTGAGCCAGCACACAACGTGATGGGACAAAGTCTAAAATACCTCGTGCTTATCACATTTCAGGTGATCGGTAATGGGGGTACAGATAGGGGAGCTCGTGCCGAGGAAGGAGATAGAACTTGAGGGTCTTTACGGTAGGAAGGTCGCCGTCGATGCGTTCAACGCCATGTACCAGTTCCTTTCAACGATCCGCCAGCGCGATGGAACTCCACTGATGGACTCAAGGGGCAGAATAACCTCCCACCTAAGCGGTTTCTTCTACAGAACCATAAACCTGATGGAGGCTGGGATAAAACCGGCTTACGTCTTCGACGGCAAACCCCCGGAGTTTAAAAACCGGGAGCTGGAACGGAGACGCGAGGCCAGGGCAGAAGCGGAGGAGAAGTGGCACGAGGCCCTTGAAAAGGGTAACCTAGAGGAGGCCAAGAAGTACGCACAGAGGGCAAGCAGGGTAAATGAGATCCTGATCAACGACGCCAAAGAACTACTGGAACTCATGGGAATACCCAGCGTCCAAGCCCCCAGCGAGGGGGAGGCGCAGGCTGCGTACATGTCGGCTCAAAGGGCGGTTTATGCATCCGCAAGCCAAGATTACGATTCTTTACTATTCGGCGCTCCAAGGCTGGTCAGGAACCTCACCATAACGGGCAGGAGAAAGCTGCCGGGAAAGAACGTCTACATCGAGGTCAAACCGGAGGTCATAACACTCGAGGGAGTGCTAAGAGAGCTCGGGATCAACAGAGAAAAGCTCATCGAACTTGCAATACTGGTCGGAACGGACTACAACCCTGGAGGCATAAAGGGCATCGGACCGAAGAAGGCGCTGACGATAGTCAAACGCGCGAAGGATCCCCTGGCAAAGTACCAGAAGGAGAGTGATGTCGACCTGTACAGGATAAAGGAGTTCTTCCTGAATCCACCGACTACCGATGACTACGATCTCAGGTGGCGCGAACCAGATGAAGAGGGCATTCTGAAGTTCCTGTGTGATGAACACGATTTCAGTGAAGGGAGGGTAAGAAACGGTCTTGAACGACTCAAAAAAGCCATCGAAGGGGGAAAGCAGAGGACGCTAGAAAGCTGGTTCGGTAGGTGATGACCTGCTTAAATGGGAATCTTCAGGTTGAGCTTGTCGACGAGCTCCTTGTAGCGGTTCCTGACGGTCACCTCTGTAACCCTAGCAACCTCCGCAACCTCACGCTGGGTTCTTTTTTCATCTTCAAGAAGGCCCGCCACGTAAAGTGCGGCGGCCACAAGACCCGCGGGACTCTTCCCGCTCGTGAGGCCCTTCTCGTACGCTTCATCCAGTATCCTGACGGCCCTCCTGCGGACCCTCTCGCTGAGGTCCAGTTCATCGGCGAACTTGTTGACGTAGTCGGTGGGCTTCACGAAGAGCTTCTTCGGGGTAAGGTTCAGGTTACGGGCAACAAAACGGAAACTCCTGCCTATCTCCTTTTTGTCAACACGCGAAACGTCGGCTATCTCGTCGAGCGTCCTCGGGATCTTAAGCAGTCTGCAGGCCGCGTAAACACACGCCGCGATGACACTCTCAATGGAGCGCCCCCGTATAAGGCCCTTCCTAACCGCCTCACGGTAAAGGCGGGCAGCCTCTTCCTCAACGTGTCGGGGTAGGCTCAAATGACTTGCTATTCTGTCGAGCTCGCTCAGG includes:
- the acs gene encoding acetate--CoA ligase alpha subunit; translation: MVDPNIEALFRPKSIAVIGASEKPGKIGYAVMRNLVEYGYEGKIYPINVKGVEIEVGGKKFKSYRSILDVPDDVDMAVVIVPAKFVPGVVEECGKKGVKVLPIISSGFGELGPEGKKVEEELVETARRYGMRILGPNIFGVVYTPDKLNATFGPTDVMPGNLALISQSGALGIALMGWTILEKVGLSAVVSIGNKSDIDDADLLEYFETDGNTKAILIYMEGVTDGRKFMEAARKVSMEKPIIIIKAGRSERGAKAAASHTGSLAGSDKIYEAAFKQSGVLRALTIGEAFDLARTLSNLPEPEGENVVILTNGGGIGVMATDAAEEEGLHLYDNLEDLKVFANHMPPFGSYKNPVDLTGMAGAEGYDGAIRDALANPNMHAIAVLYCQTAVLDPRDLAKIVIREYNESGRKKPLVVAIVGGIEAKEAIDMLNEEGIPAYPEPERAVKSLAALYRWSNWKKKQK
- a CDS encoding phosphate-starvation-inducible PsiE family protein, producing MRKKLSPAEERILRWMTIAFDAVVIVLGILTMIYVAYLLYDMFLVFIQGPDIENVLHDFLLAVILLEIFELLVLYLREHHVSMRRVAELGVVAIVRKLVITANYNQVGWETLMALAALILALGWVYIQERKRTTQHEEFLLEHGCGSGSLDEG
- the fen gene encoding flap endonuclease-1, with amino-acid sequence MGVQIGELVPRKEIELEGLYGRKVAVDAFNAMYQFLSTIRQRDGTPLMDSRGRITSHLSGFFYRTINLMEAGIKPAYVFDGKPPEFKNRELERRREARAEAEEKWHEALEKGNLEEAKKYAQRASRVNEILINDAKELLELMGIPSVQAPSEGEAQAAYMSAQRAVYASASQDYDSLLFGAPRLVRNLTITGRRKLPGKNVYIEVKPEVITLEGVLRELGINREKLIELAILVGTDYNPGGIKGIGPKKALTIVKRAKDPLAKYQKESDVDLYRIKEFFLNPPTTDDYDLRWREPDEEGILKFLCDEHDFSEGRVRNGLERLKKAIEGGKQRTLESWFGR
- a CDS encoding transcription initiation factor IIB, encoding MNKRRVCPVCGSTEFIYDPRRGEIVCAKCGYVIEENVIDTGPEWRAFDSSQREKRARTGAPESILLHDKGLSTDIGIDRNLTGLMREKMYRLRRWQSRLRVSDAAERNLAFALSELDRIASHLSLPRHVEEEAARLYREAVRKGLIRGRSIESVIAACVYAACRLLKIPRTLDEIADVSRVDKKEIGRSFRFVARNLNLTPKKLFVKPTDYVNKFADELDLSERVRRRAVRILDEAYEKGLTSGKSPAGLVAAALYVAGLLEDEKRTQREVAEVARVTEVTVRNRYKELVDKLNLKIPI